CCTTATTGCCTGCCTACCGACAAGCTTGCCACACCTTCATCCAACACAGCAGTTACCGGAGGCCGGGAAGAGTTTGTGACCATATGTCGATAAGAAGCTGACATGACTTTCAGGATTGAACTCTGGCTCAAACTAACACAGCAGAACCGACATCACTGGAAAAATAGCAACAGTGGTGTTTACATCTGCTCAGAACggtctgtctgcagactgcaagaCAGGGGCAGAACATGTAGGAGCGGAACCGCTCTGGTGGTTGATCAGTCAGAACAGAGTAGgcgagctgaccaatcagagcacactgggAGACGGTGCTTAAAGACAAAGGTGCTCTAACAGAGTGTTTCAGACTGAGGGTGAATAGAGTAAACTCCACCTCtgcttttaacccatccgtgaagtgaaacagcacatagacacacacacacacacactagggggcagtgagcacacttgcccagagcggtgggcagccctatccacggcgcccggggagcaattgggggttaggtgtcttgctcaaggacacctcagtcatggactgtcggcactggggatcgaaccagcaaccttccggtcacagggccagttcctgaactttttttttttttttttaatttatgtacAATAAGAGAAAAATAGTGTGTTTTTGCAACactgaagcatgtaaatctTTTCTAGTAGacctaaaaataaaattgaaaataagcATAATAGGTCCCCTCTAACaggctctgatttctttacagtggtggtcaaCCACAGGTCACAAGgtctacaacacagacagagaccagTTAACTTGCATGTTCTCTGAGGTCtttatatgtagtgttgatgATGTTAACAGAGGTCTGGACAAatagttttctttagggactgtgggactattttgccttaaaatgctCTGCATGTATTTCTCCACCGTGAATGGCTTTAAAAAATACGTATTACACCAGAACCTTTTCTCAAAACGAAAACAGTGCCTCATGCGGGAGACGTCGGCGTATTCCCAACCagtttatgtaataactttgtttaataaaaacctttgaatgccctgcatgtaccacaCGATCACTGATGTATTTAAAACAGTACATACATTTTTGTcttaaaaaatcagaaaaaaatatctcagacatcaggcaataTCTTCATAACTGTTTCTGGTCATGAAGCTCTTTAAAGTAGATTTGAGAGGCGtttaactcttcagacgtctggttcccatcaccaccactgtgaacaattgtgactcggccagtttctccagaacggagcatttcacaccaataAAACTGGCTGTTCACTAAATGATTTCATTTAACATTACAAAATTTTCAAAAACGGTgattcagtttttgaaaatttcatgataaagaAATGCAATATAGCATACAAAACCATGTTGTAAGTGTATACTCACCTGTAACTATGAACCATTGTGTCCGCTAGCTTAGAATGAGCACATCATATCTACATAGGGAGCAGGTCCATTTCCAACAGAGACTGCCATGTTGCACCGCCAGGTTTtgggttggttggtgtagtggttaacacctctgccttctacactgtagactggggttcaatcccccaccagggcaagcaccctacactataccaataagggtccttgggcaagactcctaacaccaccttggcctacctgtgtaaaatgatcgcTCAGGATAACaacgtcagccaaaatgccgtaaatgtaaatgtttctatAGTAGCCCAGAACGGACAACGAAACACTGGCTCTAGGGAGCGCCCTTTGCATTTTTACATTGAAGTGGCTGCCTGAATTTGGTGATGCTATAATGCCAGTTTTTCAAGACGCTGAAAGAAGATTCTGTGGTTTCTGCTGGTGCTGCCTAACCATTTTGTGTtctgagaagtttgagaacccaaatttttcacacattttatttagcacAGGAAAAAGTGAAGGAGTGCGAGTCCTCGTCACAGAAGCGATATCATgaagaaacaaaactgaaattgGGACAGGCCATGGCAGAAAACCTGACAGACACCATACATGCATCCAGCGCCGCTGTGGGTGGCAGCCTTTTCAGTAGCTCTGTTTtgtgctaaatttccttcgggatcaataaagaatCCATCTATCTAGGTTCTACTACACACTTGCAAATTGACGGCATTCAGTTGGTTGCGGTCTGCTATCTCACCGCTAGATGCTGCTAAATCTTACATACTGTACCTTTAAAGCAAAGGTTTACGCAGAAATCTGACTTACACAATTTACCCCATACACAATAGGTTTTTTGTCCATAGGTTGCtttttagccttgtagctccaggactaaaataatgtaatacaagtccattacttgttagctacattagccttgaagctccagtgcaaaattcaagaagcaaacttcagacaccaaacttgaTCAGCTGTGTTTGGGGAAAATAAAGGGGAAATTGTGTAAACTAAGTTTTTTTGGTGAACCATTAATTTTATAGCCTAATGCATCATAAACTAATAAACTTTTATTGTTGCAGAAAGCCATCAAAGAAAAGGACATTCCCATTGATGGTGTGGAGTTCATGGGGCCAAATAAAGAGAAGCCTGGCAGTTGATGGGATCTGAAAGGAGCTGAAGGGAGCAGTCATTGTCTCTGATATTCTCTACTGCCTGATTGTCAGGGATATTCTCCTGACTTGGACTGGTGACGCTGGCATCATCAGGAAGAGCTAGATATGAAGACTTGTTTTGAGTACGGGGAAAAACTGAGTGGTTGGGTAACGTGTCATAGAAACTTGTTACTAATTTGATATTTTAAGCATGATcagtaaaaacactatcaaGGTGTTCATGGTTTGCTCAATTAGTAACGGTCATTGCTTTTGGACATGTAGGCAATGTGTACCTGATGGATGTTGTGAATTCTTGTAATGAATGTTTGAATAATTGAATAACTGGAATAATGTGAAGATATTAACCcgccttttgttttttgctttggaATTGTGTTACTCTTTTTCTTGCtcacacatttttctttattgaCAAACTCCTTATTAGAAGTAGAGCTGATTTAAGCTCagattattatttacagtgatcTTACTGTGTCTGTGGGAACTAGATAAGCACTCCCGTTCTGAGATGCTTTGTGAATATGGGCCTATGTCAATATATGAGAAAGAAAACCAAGCAGTTCCAATTAGCTGTTACTGTTCTTCAATAATGACACATTAACAAGATTTGGGAGAACAACATCATGATTCAATGCTttaattgggaaaaaaaaaaaaaaaaaaaaatactttgcaTACACCCATTACATGATACAAAAAGGGAGTtgggtgcacacacacaaaaaaattaaaagatcagtcttttatttaaaagaaaagattttGTAGATTAATCAAATTCACATTGTCCCAAAAGCTTTTTCAATATTAACATTTAAGACAAAAGTCATGATGACTGTTTTAAATGCCACACACTAAAAGCTCTTCCATTTCACAACATCTGCTCTGTAACATTCTCTCTTTCTGGATATTAAGTTAACCAGAAGAGGAATCATTTTGTTGAGACCATTTTGTACGGTGAAGGCCATTGGGGTGTCTTACTGACGGAATGTAAATTACAAAAttaagaatcaaaacaaaatattaaaaaggtgGGAAGATGGGGGGCGTGGGTGACTTCAACAGCTCTAGCATCTCTTGGCTCTTTACCGATAATGGCGTGGGGGTGGGCTGTGATGCTGAGGTGGGGCTCGTCGAGGGGGAGGGCTATGACGAGACATATAACGTGGAGGGGACCGGTAGCGAGGAGGCGGGGACCCTCTGCTCTGATAAGGAGGTGTATAGCGCCCACGAGACCTGGATCGGGACCGTGAACGACCCCAGCTTGTACCCCTCTCTTCCAGGACTCTGATGTAAGCGGTCTCCCCCTAAATAACAAACAGAAGCTGTTAAAAAGGTATTCACCAGAACCATACTCTCTATAAAGAAATTTAATATTGTACAGAAACTGAAGTCTTGGTAAGAGATTTTAAGTCATAATTATCTCCCATGACACCACAGTTGCACAACTGTCACTACTAGGGGTGAGCAATAAGACAGTGTTTGTTGTTATCGTGATAAACCAAATAATACCACTTTTCAAGCTagtcactcctcagtccatatatGGGTATTAAGTTgcccgttttgaattcattgtgcctgtgatgtcacaaaaaaaggacatttacacccatccatccattttctaagccgcttctccctcagggtcgcgggggatatttacatatatctacttattcagcctatagcagtttggCTCTGTCCATTCATGCTGAacttataaggagtgttttagctcaGATCTGCgacagtcagaacagagctcatttacacagagcagtcttaaaggcacagtaacaagaaCGGCCTGTTTCATTCAAAGGGATGatggtaatgtaaaaataaattaagacCATTTTTGGTAAGTAAAACTAAACTAATGCTATAAGAGGCCTgaatggtaaaaaaaagaaaaatgcatgtTGTATTGCAAACAAAATAGCCATTTTAAGTGGACTTCCAACTGATCAAACCTCAGGCGAACTAGATACTGTAATGAATACTGTGTACCAACAAAATGTTCAAGTTTAGtgattatatttttgccataatgCTCAGCCCTAGTCATTAGTGTAACTAAGCACCTGCACTTAGTCCTGCAGtgttaaaaatttttttaaagtttttaaccTGGTGGGATCTGAACTCTGTCCCATCCAGTCGACGCAGGGCATACTCCATATCTTCCCGCCGAAGGAATTCCACAACTCCCTCACCGTCCCTTTGAACATCAGCAAAGCATACGTCTCCTGCCTCCCTCATGTGATCTTTGAGGTCCTGCCAACTGCCAGTAGGAGGAAGACCTACAAGGAAAACGGAAAAACAGGGTTCAGATACCAAATCAGTACAAATACCTTTCAAATGGTAGCATGTTGTTTTAGTTATCTTCCAACACCTCAAAAACAATTTACATGCAAGTATACTATGCACATGTACCTCTGCTCACATTGAAGACATTTTGACTTACCAGTGACTATAACCCGGAACTCAGATCTGCGTGACGGAGGCCCAAACCTTCCCCTTGGTCCTCCTCCAACAGGTCCACTAAATTTGGATCCTGAGGATCGAGGATATTCCACACGCAGCTTACAGTCTCCAAATCCATATCCATTCCTTCCATAGACAGCATCCTCCGCATCCCTATGGGAAGAGAGTAAAGTGCTCCTAACTTTCTTTCTAATGAGAGACACCTGAGAAATGTCTCCTCCATGTGTTTCCTGACGTCAGTCAgtgatgatgaaaatgaaacatcagCCCTGGAACTCACCGTGGGTCCTCAAAACGAACAAAGGCAAACGGGATGGTGCCTCGGTTGTTCTTCAGCTCGATATCCCGAATTTTTCCATATTTGAAGAAGAGATCCTCAATGTCCCTCTCCTGCACATCCATGGGAAGGTTCCCCACATAGATCCTCCCGTCCGCCATAGTTTAAACAGGCTTAATGCAAACTCAATGGACCTGTAGCCTTGGAGGAGATTCAGGGCTCCACAAAAGAGTGTTGAACGACAGTCCCGATTCTAGTCCGTCCTCCTAAAAGCGTCTGAATTAATTCTCTAAATTCTGAatagagcagcagcagaagtAGTACATGATGAGCTTTAGCAACACACCATAGGACCTCTTCAAGATCTTGCCAGACTCTGAAAACTTaaaaacacaggataaacagtAAGTTGTGGTTTTTTTTGTCCATAAAGAAAATGATCACATTTCTGTAGAAAGGAATAATTCCAGGAATCGCAATGCTCCTTTCAGGAGAAGCCTGACTACCTCTGTATCGGAAAATCTGTAGTAagaacatttacataatttcaaAACTAATTTGCATCAAATGTAACACCCCTGCTCCATTTTATCTTTGTCAGTATGCCATTGTCTATATACAGACAGCTGAGGGAACTGCTCTAGGCAGATCTGATCATATTCATGGTTTTAAACATGTTACTCccatttgaatattttaccatttactgaaaacaaaatgtatgtatatgaatTGGAAACAACCAAAGAGAAATCTTATTACATTTGACTGCTGATAAGATTTAAATGAGTATATTAAAACAGAGGGGCTTGCAATTAGGCAGAAGTATAATACCCCAgcacttcaagacattttcacaagatgaaggaaaaaaaaaagccccagGGGTGCAACACTTAAAAACATACTACCAAAAACTTTGAGTATAATGACTTTTGTTCAATGCTTACTACACTGTGCTCGAGTTACagctgtaatgaaacatgcaggtgGGTCAGCATCCTTTTAGTGCTGACGATGTCTGTGATATGCTCCCATAAGCATATTGTAGCATAATTTAGgattatgattaaaaaaaaaagacattgccACATacggataaataaataaacaataaagatAAGACAACTATTTCTAGACTGACACCCAATCAAAATATGTGATGTGTTTGAACATAAACAGATGTGGTATTTTATCTCAAATCTAGGTGAAGTCACATTTTTGGTCTGTCAAACAGGACACTCTGGTCACCTAAAATCAAGGTGCCAAAGGCAGGGCAAGGCAAGAGCAGAGGTCAGGGCTGTGCGATTCATGCTGGGACACTACTGTCTGCAATTTAGATTCCTATGGCTAACTAAATGAAATGCCAACTAGATAATGCATATTGTAAATAGACAAAGTTCAAATTCTGTGCTTACATATTGGGTGCCACCAGTATTATGACAGTCAATCTGCTATTAAAACACAAGGAGACAGACTTTGGACAAAAAAACTGACTGCTTTAATAGCAAGTCACCAAAATGTGTCAGATAAATTGCAAGGCCTGCTGCTAAGTGTAACTTAGAGCATTTGAAAGTGACATTTTCCAAGAAATGAACGGgcttcttttttaaaaacaaatttgtaCATGGACACTGAGCTGCCCAGCCAACAGCTCCATCACTCCCTTCCTTGAGAAGGGAAACTGAAGGCGGCTCCttgctcgaattttcccgttccaccttaactggtaCAGTAGTTACATTGTGGCGTCTgaagccagaatgtaactgctggaccgtttaaggtggaacgggcaaaTTGCAAtaggaagctgacttcagtcTCGTACAGTGAGGCTAGACAGCTGCGTCAGGCAGCGACAATTTAGCTAGCATTAACTACAATAGCAAATAACAAGGTCAACAAACCACCGTTTAACATATAACCGCGTTTCTGTGTTATGTAAAATTCTAAGTTTTGCTCCACCGAAGGAGCCAATGTGTCGCCTAAAGCTACATTAGTTAGCTGGGAAGCTGCGCTCACTGCTCGCTTTCTCTTTGTTAGGACAACactgctagcctagcctagcTTAGCGGACCAGTACACTCGTTTTGTTCGTGTAGACGAGGGTTAAACACGCGGCAGCTGCATGTACCTGAATTTTTTGTGCGCTTTCGTGTATAAAATGTGCACAAAGCCGTAAAGAGTGAAAGTAAGACGTACCTGTCTGTAAACAGAAGCTGCTGTTAGCTGCGCTAAAGCTAATCGACCTCCCCGCCGCTTCCTCCGGACCAGGAAGTGAGTGCTGCCCGCAGGCCCCGCCCACTGCCCACTTTGAGAAGTGAGGCTTGTAACGTGAACATTAATCTCTCTGAAACAGGGGGTCGCCAGTCGATCCAAGAGGG
The DNA window shown above is from Pygocentrus nattereri isolate fPygNat1 chromosome 18, fPygNat1.pri, whole genome shotgun sequence and carries:
- the srsf9 gene encoding serine/arginine-rich splicing factor 9 — its product is MADGRIYVGNLPMDVQERDIEDLFFKYGKIRDIELKNNRGTIPFAFVRFEDPRDAEDAVYGRNGYGFGDCKLRVEYPRSSGSKFSGPVGGGPRGRFGPPSRRSEFRVIVTGLPPTGSWQDLKDHMREAGDVCFADVQRDGEGVVEFLRREDMEYALRRLDGTEFRSHQGETAYIRVLEERGTSWGRSRSRSRSRGRYTPPYQSRGSPPPRYRSPPRYMSRHSPPPRRAPPQHHSPPPRHYR